Sequence from the Megalops cyprinoides isolate fMegCyp1 chromosome 4, fMegCyp1.pri, whole genome shotgun sequence genome:
CTTTTTGGAGCAGGGCCCAGTTCCTCTCGTCGCCCACCGACGGGggccggggggggtggggtgggggggttaatGGCGGTGGGGCGGCCGTGTCTGCGCAGCTAAGCTGATTAGCGCACCGTGGTGCTCGTCCTCTCACTCGAGGCCTGAATCTTGTCAGCCGCCTCAGAGCAAGGCCACCGAGAGGCAGGAAAACGGAAAAGCAAACACGTACCCGCCCCACGGGTCCTTCAGGCAATCCCTCGGAACAAATCCTGCAGCTCCGGCACCTGGATCGCCAGTCTGTTTGCTGGTacgtgatgaaaaaaaaagaaaaagcaaacgAGTGGAAAAACAGATGAACCGGAAAAAGCATGGCGTTGAGTCAAAGCTGGGATATTTGTATGAGTGTGAAGTCAAAGTTATGACAGTGCTCAGTCGCAGTTCGTGTCAGTTAAATGAGTCTCTCTGGTCCATATTTCTGTCACTCACGTACTTAATGTTTGCTGGAAGGGGAGTAGCTGGTAGGGGTTTGATTTCACTTAAGTGTCTGTTGCCCCAGTTTCAGCTTTtctgagttttgtttttaagttaaGTAGTTTTTTATGTTCAAGGACCAAAACTGGGAGGGTATAGTTCAGCTCAGCATTCTGCCTTAATTCTGGGGCGGGAATGGTCAGGGTGTCAACTTCCTGATCTGAACCAGtcaccctttttttttaacagtccCCGTTGTCTTGGGAACGACCCTGAAAGGCAGCTGAAATGAGGGACAGATGGGCTGTGGAGAAATGTGACTaacaggagcagcagtgggCACTGGGGAGGACTCTTTAATGTCGCCGGGAGTCTGCTGGGAAGTGCGGTGAAAAGGTGGAATGACTCACAGAATGTGTCAGCCAAGATTACGGGCGCTATCCCATCATCCCTCCGGAGCGCTCCAGAAATCAGCACTGCGTGCGGTTTTTTTCTTACGCGAAAGTTCATGAACTCGGTCCGTGCTGTGGTTCGCGCTAGTTTAGCATAGCCTGCTCACAGTTTGGCAGGAGGCGCCTCTAACCAAGCTGACTGtaaacacagatgtgtgtgcgtttgctttgtttgtgtgtcatcGGAGATGATGCAATGAAAAGAGTTTTCGTGAATTTCTTAAGAACAGAAAGGCAGGTGTCCTCCCTTTCTCAGCATGAACACTGCTGATAAGAAAATGTGGCAATAGGTGGTCGGAGTTGTGGTAATGCCGTTACACCAGCGTAGTGGAGGTAGTAATTCAACCAGGAGCGCTCCATACCACAGAGGCATGAGGGAGACTCCGCCTGCAGTCTGTCTTCATTCATCAGAGAGGAAAGCCGCTTTGTGAATGCGGCCGTGTCACGGTGATGTCGTAAAGACGATCGGAGCAGAAAGCCGAAAGTGAGACCCGTCCCGCTCGGCTGAGCTCAAATTATGAAATCAgacagtggggagggggatgagTGTCTGCGGAGAGTAAAGAAAAGCTTTAATGGGATTTTATTCTCTCAGAGGAATTAATCACCCTAACAGGAGCCTGATAGACAGTCTCAGAGCTCCTGggccagggagagagggagagagaggagaggagaggaagcacATGTCACACTCTGGAGTCTCCCTGGGCCAGGGCTTCCCCTACGCACTGAAAGTACCTACCACCAAACGTGCAGCCACGCTCAGAAATGGGAACTGTGACTTTCTTTTTTCACGCGTTTGTTGATACTTATTGTTTACCGGCCCTCAATCTGGGAGATTCCAGCGAATCTGCGGAGAGTGTGTCTGagcctgctgccctgctgggGACACAGCGGGACCCACAGTCCAGCCAGCTGTAATTACCCAAAAAGTCCCTCTGCAGCCGGATGTGCTGGAACTCCCCTGCCCCGGTCCTCAACCAATTGGCCGGGTTTGCCCTCTCTTATTCCCCTTGGCTAAGGTTGCCTCTGGGCGGGTGCCAGAGTTATCTGATGGGTGTCGGGTTGGATGCCAGCGCAGTCAGAAAGGGCCAGCGCTGGAGGCGGGCGGGACAATGCAGCGTCTGTCCCCCTCGGTCTCCTCCGCTTATTCTGCATCCCAGCCAACcacttgtgtcttttttttttcaaccttcttcttcctcctctggcAGGGGCCTTCTCAGCTGTGTTCTCGAAAAGCATCCATTAAAGCCTCAGTTAGTCTACATCTGCGGATCACCCCCTTCCTAAACTAATCTTCCGAGATCCCGTCTTTAGCAGATGTGCATTTTTTAGCGTGATCACCCAAGCCGCGAGGACACCGAGAAACGTATAAAGTACAACGCTCTTCTTCACAGGGAGGTCGGGGGGCTCGGATTCAAAGCACAAGGGTCCGTTTTGCCAGGGTCATGTGACGGCCTGATACCGCCTGTTTGTCCgctctgggagagagagcagaaacaaCAGGAGAAAACATTCGATGTGGATCTCCGTTGCACAGAGATGTCTTTTGTCTGGGAAGGACTCTGTGGCTTTCTTGCTGGTCTGTTTGAAACTTGAGCTCAGGCCTCAGGCGCACGCTTTCGCTCCTCCTGGGGGCTGTTTTTTGTCTCCATTTATAgacatttgtttttgacatttatttgctGCTGTCACAGCTCGAGACACAGCAGTCTACACAGCAGGCTACTTTCCCCTCTGAGGCTTAAGGAGTCCGTTTTACAACAGACTTAAGAtgatagaaaaaagaaaaagaaaaaagatgcatgCCTGgcttctgccccccccccccccccaatcaaaAATGACTTTATACTGAGATGTCAATATGCCCACCAATCAAAAATGACTATGCTGAGATATTaacagtgatttatttttctcatcaCACGACACTTCCTCGGCTCTGAACAGGACAACATATTGTGGTCAGATGCCAAGCTTAGCCAGTGAGCTAACAGttgtgtacagtatttttacacATGCACCCCATAGAAACACaagactctgtctctgtctcttgtgCTAAGGCAATGTGAATGGCATAGATACTAGCGGCCTCTCAGCTGGATTGATGCGTACTCCTCAGTCATCTCAAACTGGAACAAATGTGAAAGCAGCTAAtgcatctctccccctctgtctctctgtcctgcagaacTCGACCCAGGAGAtcggggaggaggtggaggatggGGCCATCTACACCATCACCCTGAGGAAGGTGCAGGTGCACCAGACGGCCAGCAAGGGGCAGCGCTGGCTGGGGGTGGAGACGGACTCCGCCCTCAGCCTGTACGAGACCTGCAAGGTGCGCACCATCAAGGCCGGCACCCTGGAGAAGCTGGTGGAGTACATGGTGTCCGCGTTCAGGGGCAACGACTCCACCTATGTCACCATCTTCCTCTGCACCTACCGCTCCTTCGCCACCACCAAGCAGGTGCTGGACCTGCTGCTGAACAGGTACACATCCGCCGCATGCATGCAGCACTAACACAGCCCTGAATGCGAGACGCAGCGCTAATGCAGCCCTAAAGGGGACATGCAGTATTTTAGTGACACAGCTCTAAGGGCGAGATGTAGCACTGAGTAACAGCCCTAAAGGCAAAGTGTAGCACTGAGTAACAGCCCTAAAGGCAAAATGCAGCACTGAGTAACAGCCCTAAAGGCAAAATGCAGCACTGAGTAACACAGCCCTAAAGGCAAAGTGTAGCACTGAGTAACAGCCCTAAAGGCAAAATGCAGCACTGAGTAACACAGCCCTAAAGGCAAAGTGTAGCACTGAGTAACAGCCCTAAAGGCAAAATGCAGCACTGAGTAACAGCCCTAAAGGCAAAATGCAGCACTGAGTAACACAGCCCTAAAGGCAAAGTGTAGCACTGAGTAACACAGCCCTAAAGGCAAAATGTAGCACTAAATAACAGCCCTAAAGGCAAAGTGTAGCACTGAGTAACACAGCCCTAAAGGCAAAATGTAGCACTGAGTAACAGCCCTAAAGGCAAAGTGTAGCACTGAGTAACACAGCCCTGAAGGCAAAATGTAGCACTGAGAAACAGCCCTAAAGGCAAAATGCAGCACTGAGTAACAGCCCTAAAGGCAAAATGTAGCACTGAGTAACACAGCCCTAAAGGCAAAATGTAGCACTGAATAACAGCCCTAAAGGCAAAGTGTACCACTGAGTAACACAGCCCTGAAGGCAAAATGTAGCACTGAGTAACAGCCCTAAAGGCAAAATGCAGCACTGAGTAACACAGCCCTAAAGGCAAAGTGTAGCACTGAGTAACACAGCCCTAAAGGCAAAGTGTAGCACTGAGTAACACAGCCCTAAAGGCAAAACGTAGCACTGAGTAACACAGCCCTAAAGGCAAAGTGTAGCACTGAGTAACAGCCCTAAAGGCAAAGTGTAGCACTGAGTAACACAGCCCTAAAGGCAAAATGCAGCACTGAGAAACAGCCCTAAAGGCAAAGTGTAGCACTGAGTAACAGCCCTAAAGGCAAAGTGTAGCACTGAGTAACAGACCTAAAGGCAGCACTGAGTAACACTAAAGGTGAGATGCAGTATTTAGTAACACAGCCATAAACGTGAGAAGCAGTAACACAGTGCTCAAAGCGAGGCGCTCAGGTTTACTTCTCCGGTCCCGCAGGTACGCCAAGTTGCAGCAGCACTCCAGCGCGGAGGGGCCCAGGCTGACACACGAGGACCGAACAGAGCTGAAGAAGTGAGTGACGCTGGGAAGGGAGAGGTGGAAACATGTCAGGCCATGATTAAGAAAACAGGCGCGGCCTGCACACCCATCAACATCCTGAGGGGTTGCTTTTCTGTTTGCGCGCAGCGAAAATCAAGTGAAAAGCGCACCCTCAGTTAAACCTGTGTCTGCCAGATGCCGTCGTTACCTTTGATCTCCATGTCCATGTCCAATGGCTCAGTGTGAAAGGCAGAAGCTATATTCTAAGGGTGTTCAGATGAAAGGGTACATTAGGgtgcaaaaacagaacagtttaGTAGACTGTTGGCATCACTGTGCCTatgcctctgtctgcctctgtctgcctctcgctcctccgtctctctgtccatctttcatcccctcctgtcctctcattctcactcgtccaccccctcctcctgcagcactATCTCCTCCATCCTGGGAGCTTGGCTGGATCAGTACTCCGAGGACTTCTGGAAGCCTCCGGAACACAGCTGCCTCCGCCGGCTCATCACCTACCTGCACCTCAACTTCCCGGGCTCGGACCTGGAGCGCCGGGCCTGCAACCTGCTGACCCAGTTCCACCGCAGGCAGCACCGGGACCCGGAGCAGGAGGGTAAGGTAGCCGGGGGAGTGGAAAGAGGAGGCCCGGAGCCCCCGAtctgagagggggtgggggaggggggtactTTAGCTGTCAGCTTTGTAGTGAAAGCCAAGATCATTTTGGAAAAGCGATTCAGGGCCTTTGAAATCTTTACAGCATATAGGACAGTCTGCGACACTGAGGGATTTGGTGACCAACATATTCAGTAGGACATCTGATCATGCCCCGATCATGCTCTCTGAGATGCTATAGGACATGGGGCGCTCTACATGGGCGCTGGGTGCTGTGTGAGCCGAATGCTTGTGACATCGTAATGACACCATTGTGATGCAATCATCATTTGTCCTTCCGATCCCAGTGGTGGACCACGGCGCCTGCACCTTCTCCATGCTGGAGGAGAATGGCTATGAGGACGAGCGGCCAGACTTCCTTTCCTTTGACCCAGCCGTGGTGGCGGAGCAGTTCACCCTGATGGACGCGGTGAGAGATGCCGAGCCGCCAGAGaactaactctctctctctctttctctctctccctctctcacccagtTCACTCCCTCCCTGGTACTGAGGCCAGTTTGTGTGACTGCGAGAACCCTCACACCACACAATACAGCAATTCGTAAATGTCACTTATGGGGATTTCCTCCTCTTGTTTCCCTGTTCTTGAGGAACAGACTGCTTTGTCTCTGCTCTGCAACATTATCTGAAGTCCTTGGCCTCTTCCTTTTACCCCTGTACTTTTTCCATCTCCTCCCCCCTCTAAATTTAATCTTCTCCCCCCTCTGTGTGAATGTAACCCGTAGGAGCTGTTTAAGAAGGTGGTCCCGTACCACTGTTTGGGGAGCATTTGGTCCCAGCGGGACAAGAAGGGGAAGGAGCACCTCGCCCCCACCATCCGTGCCACCGTGGCCCAGTTCAACTGCGTCACCAACTGCGTCATCGCCACCTGCCTGAGTGACCGGTCGTTGAAACCCACACAGCGAGCCAAGCTGGTGGAGCGCTGGATAGAGGTGGCCAGGGTGAGGCGCTGTCACAGacctccccctcacacactgaTGCGTggcagttacattacattacattgttggcattcaGCTGATGCTCGTATCTAGAGCACCTtgcatgggttacagtttttacatgttatccatttgtactgctggttatttactgaggcaactctgggttaggtacctagcagaggggaatcgaaccagcaacctttcagtcacaagccTAGTTCCGTACCGCTATGCTACGCTGTCAATGATTGAAGGCGTTGTTCAGCTTCACGTCACTCTAAATTTatacatcacttcctgtctctgaacAGGAGTGCCGTATCCTGAAGAACTTCTCCTCCCTGCGGGCCATTCTCTCCGCCCTGCAGTGCAACTCGGTCCACCGGCTCAAGAGGACGTGGGATGAGGTGTCCAGGTAGGGGAGCGAAAGGGTTTGGAATGTGGGGGCACGTCCTGGGTTTGGGGTCCAAGCCTTAATGTTTCCTAGATGCACTTCTGGCCCTGCTTCTACTTACATTGATTCATGTTCTTTGTGTaagtgttgtatttttatgcattccttctctctctccctctctttcttttctccttcctctctatcttcctatcttcctctttctttttctttctctccctccctctgtctctctctctgtatctctccctctcgcGCTGATGTCCGGTTGTTCCGTCCACAGGGAGAACTTCCGCATCTTCCACGAGCTGTCCGAGATCTTCTCCGACGAGAACAACCACTCGCTCAGCCGGGAGCTGCTCATCAAGGTAGGCAAGgcgtcagccaatcagaaacgcCGGCCGCACTGCCCGAAACGCCGCCGGTGCCTTCAGCAGGTGCTGGTTTTTAACGCAGGCTCTCTCTGCCGCGGGGCCCCGAACCCGGCGGTGCTGAGTCAAAACGCACCGCTCGGAAATTTcccagaagcagcagcagctgtgccGGGCAGGAAGCAGTCGCCCACCTGAGGTGGCAGAGACGGGGAGGCCGAAAGGCTGGCAGGAAGAGGCTCCGCTCGCTCGGGTGCCGCTCAATAGCCTGTCCTCCGTCCCACGGCGTGTCCACGGCAAccgcaaacaaacagaaacccTCGCGCTCTCGCTCAGAGCGTCGacgtgtggggggggggggggtggtgataGCAGTTACTCATCCTTAACTGTGCCGCGGGCGAAGGTTCTCGCTTTCACGCCGCAGTTTAGCGTTTCTCGCTCACGGGCTCGTGGGCGAGGGCTGTTCACTCGATACCTGCTTGCGTTCAATGTCACTGCGTGTCGAAGTGACAGAGGACCGATGTGTTGCCCCCGTGTCAGATCACGCTCCGCTGCAGCGCGCACTAAGAGCTGCTTGATGAAAAGGCTCCTGTTACCGGCGTTGTAGAGCTAGCTGCCCGTCATTAATTTTTCACAATATCGACAGAGTGCTCACCTCCTACATTACAGCTCGAGCCATTGTGTCTCTTCCTTAATTAAGTTTGCATGTGAAGCAACGCTAATGGGCCCAGAATACTGAGTGGATGCGTCTGATCGGGGGAGAATGACAGAGGCGTTCCAGCAATGGCTCCATCGCTTTAACCAGGCGGCGCATGGCCTGTTCTCAGAGCCGCTGCCACTCCTGTGGCGCATTCCTAACCCGTGAAGCGGCCGGCGTGGCCGCCGAGCCTCAGCCCGACGTGGAGGCCCGTTCCCTCGGAATGTTTACGCAGAACCCCGGTTCCACATTCCTCACATTCTTTCCGGAGTTCAGTGCAGGCTGGTGGGCGGGGCCTCTGCGGAGCGTGCGGGGAAGGGGGCCGGGGAGGGAATCccttatgacatcacagtcagGTGGCCGGGAGAGATAAGAAGCCCTCCTTTATGATGCGGGTGCCAGCGAGGGATCTCCCGGGGGTACCGCCCTTTCCCTTGCCTGCCTATCTCTGAGGGCCAGGCGGTGCCTTGCGGCACACCGTGAGGCCATTCCTGTACACGAAATGAaggacccccctcccccccccgctcccacccccacacagcattgcatcatacacacaaaacactgagcCGAAGGAAACTTGGCAGAGCCTTACTTCCATGACTCATTTTGACTCGCCTCACCTTTCTCCAGCCCAAAGCGGTCTCTGTACCGTCCAAGCCCCCAGGCCCCAgctgacattaaaaacaatcagGATTAGGGCTTGACCTGTTAGGTAACGTTAagaaaatatgtacagaaaATCCGATATGGCCCTTAAATGAAGCTAAAGTTTCCACCCACCGGAGCAGTAGACAATAGGGTGACCTGCCCCCGATAGCATTATCCTTATGACCTagttatgttgtttttttcgcGGGTGGTCTCTCACccgctgtgtctctgttctgccCTGTTCAGGAGGGGACCTCGAAATTCGCCACCCTGGAGATCAACCCGAAGCGAGCGCAGAAGAGacaccagcagcagagagaccTGGTAAGAGCTCAGAGGGGGGAGACGACAGGGGGCGTCTGGGAACGGAGGGGGCTTGGGTCATGCGAGGGCAGTTCAACCTGCTGAACTCCCAGAAAGGTTCCCAGTGGGCCTGTATCCACGGTAGAACAAACAGCCTTTCTGCTTTCAGTGCCCACCACCTCAGCCTCACTGTTAGAATTCCGTGGATGCTTACACATTCCTCACTCACCTCCTGCGGCTATTAAAACCCACTGCTTCTGAGAATCAAACGTCTTCctttcaaaatataataatgtcatttttcttaATGCAAACAGCTGAGGGAGGGAATTAGCATAGTTAATAGCCTTAATGAAATCCGTttcattggtgtgtgtgtttttttttcccctgcggTGTCTGTGTAGCACACAGCTCCTTCTAGCGGCCGTTACATAGAAATGAAGGTCGATCGTGAAATTTTTGAGGCCATCTAGCACCCTCTAACGTTGATTTGCAAAAAATGCAGCTGGTGAGAAATggataataattaaattataattacatgATAATTATAGCAATTATCCACCCGCTTCCAGTATGCAGTCAGTAGGATTCCCCTATTTGTCGCTAATTATTCCATTATATGAGGGCTcatttgtgtctctgtatgtctttCCCTGCATGTGAAGTGTAAATGCTTAGTGATAATGGCCTTCATGTTGTGATGGTCAGTCTTCACACCTGCTCTCTGATTATTTTCACCGAGCCGTATCGACTGGCCGCACACAGTAACCCAGTGTGTTGACGTCAGTTTCTGGCTAGGCAGAGTCCTCTGATCAAGTCTTCGGTCATTTGATTGGATGACAGCTGATTCAGTCACCAATGAACTGGGGGAATTTTAGTCCGATCCCCATAATTTTAATCGAGGTTAAGAGTTGCTTAGCAGATAGTCTGTGGGTGTGGGTTAGAAGGTTGTCTTTCTTACACTGAAACACGTCTCTTTCTCCTCAGGGTGTGATGCAGGGGACCATTCCGTACCTGGGCACCTTCCTGACTGACCTGGTCATGATGGATACGGCCATGAAGGACTACATGGATGTAAGTGTTACCACCTGGGAGCCACCTTCAGGGTCATGCCAGCTCTCTGACTGTGCTATAAACTGCCTGTCACCTATATTACTGCACAACCATCTCAGTGCTGGCGAGACTGGAAGTAAATCAGAAAATATGCAATCGTTTTTCTTATATGGCGTTTAGTATGGTtattaaaagaatgtttttgtCAGATAACCTGATATTCTGTGCAGTGGTGGAAGCACATTAACCCTCACTGGTTGGCCTCTTGTCTGTCCACCTCTTCTGTAGGGCGGGCTGATCAActttgagaagagaagaaaggtGAGGGTTATTTTTTGAGTCCCCCTAATGCACCGGTCCTAGCCATATATGGAGAAATGTGGAATGTCAAATGACCAGAACCATACTTCAAATCAGTCTATTTTACTTTGCTTCAGTGTCAAATAAACCACCGACGGTGAAAGAGGACATATGGGAGTTAACCCTTTCGTTTCCCTCCCATTTCTGCGTGTATGCAGGAGTTTGAGGTGATCGCCCAGATcaagctgctgcagctggcctgTAATAACTACAGCTTCACTCGTGATAATCACTTCAGGGAGTGGTTCTCTGGGGTGGAGAAACTCACCGAGGcggagaggtgagagagagagtaccaGTCTCATTATCTATGTTTTGAATTGTACATTTGGACACGTGCACATTCGTCTGTGACGTCTAGCCCATCAGAAACATATCCTGTCAGAAATCtatcaaaacacacatttgaagTAGCAGACTGTATGTTGGTAATGTTATGATAAGATGAGATCATGAAGggttatatttaaataattatccAAAAAGGtagcaatgcacacacacacacacacacacatacacacgcacacacacatacacacatacacacgcacacacacacacacacacgcacgcacacacacagtcacattgacacacacacacacacacacacacacacacacacacacacacatacacacacacacacacacatacacacacacacacgcacacacacacacacacagtcacattgaCACACTCTTTTGTTGTATTCACAGCTACAGCCAGTCGTGTGAGATCGAGCCGCTGTCGGAATCAGCCAGCAACACCCTGAAAGCCAAGAAGAACTCTGGCATCATCAAGCGCTGGAGCGAGTGAGTCACTagcctttgttttctttctttctcctttcccttcatcttttctcctgtgtgtcCAGTGGTGCTGCACAGGTGTGAACACCCCCTTTAACGCCACAGTCCAGAAATACAGAGGCTGCTAATGTCCTGTAATCTCCTGGTTCCAAAACGCTACcaaatgtgtttctgctgttacATTTACGCATacttcactgcagtgcataGTTTCAAAATAATCAGCCAGGCGCCAAGAGAGATTTGCAGAAAGTGTTAAAATGGACATGTGGTTTTTGGCTGCTGCTGCACATAACTTTACGCAGGGTGTGTGCTCAGATTGATTTATGTTCTGTTTGGAAGTGTTGTATTCTTATGcgttcttctctccctctccccctctctatcttttctccttcctctctctcttcctttctctttttctttttcttcctctctctcttcctttctctctccttctctctgcctccctctctcttgctttttctctccctctttctctttcttttctccttcctctctttttctgtctctttcttcctccccctctccctccctctttctccctcccacccccctctccctctctctctctctccctctctctccccctctctctctcccactcctctctcccacacctctctccctctctccctctctctctctctccctctctctccccctctctctctcccactcctctctctctccctccctctcccactcctctctccctcccagtcGGCAGCCCACCAGCGCGGaggccagctgcagcagtgcaggcAGCTCCCACTCCAAGTCGTTCGACCAGCTCCGCTACGGCCCCATCCTGGGGAGCTCGGGAGGCGCGGGCGGGGACGGGGGCGACTCCCTCAGCGTCACCTCCGCCGGCTCCAGCAGCTCCGACGTGGAGGAGGTCAGCATCAGCTTCATCTCCGACTCGCCCGACGCCCATGAGAAGAAGGTGAGAAAGGGGGGCGGGGCTTATTTCgtggaggtgggggttggggtaTCAGGGCGCCGGATGGTCTTGGAGACAGACTGTGAGTAAAGACACAGTGTAGGAGATGTGGCTTCTTCTCCCTGGAGCTGTAGGCTGGAATTACACCACATAAAATATTATGGGAGCCTATCACCTCTCTTAGGTGTAGTCTGCAAACAGCCTGCCGCatggtgtttggtgtttgttcAGAAATGTGACAGAGTTTAGACTTTGGATTCTGACGTTACATCATAGCCCTTAACTAGGGCAGCTGTAGTTCGCAAATACAGAATGGCTGTATTggaacaaacaggaaatggcatTAGTGAGCCACCCATTACTCTAACTCACAAGTTGACCCACACAGAAGGATAGTGAGGTGTTGGTTGTGTAGATATCTCTCCAGGACATCCTTCAAGTATTCaactatttatatatttacttatatttaTGAAAGCTCTCTGTATTTCTGacttttttaatcaataaaggGCCAAACTCTCTCTGGGGAGCAGTGATTAAAGTGTGCTGAAATGGAAGTGAGTGGCTGCATTTTGATTGGCCTTTTCAGGACAGACAGTGCAGGACCAGGCCAATCAGGAGAGGGCAGGCCGTGCTCCTTGTTTGcactgactgtgact
This genomic interval carries:
- the LOC118776031 gene encoding ral guanine nucleotide dissociation stimulator-like isoform X5 — encoded protein: MVYLMGMQSETQTVKSGSLDGMFDASAWRIRSIWDGVKLEVAGDESPVVLHSFTQLDPDLPLLENSTQEIGEEVEDGAIYTITLRKVQVHQTASKGQRWLGVETDSALSLYETCKVRTIKAGTLEKLVEYMVSAFRGNDSTYVTIFLCTYRSFATTKQVLDLLLNRYAKLQQHSSAEGPRLTHEDRTELKNTISSILGAWLDQYSEDFWKPPEHSCLRRLITYLHLNFPGSDLERRACNLLTQFHRRQHRDPEQEVVDHGACTFSMLEENGYEDERPDFLSFDPAVVAEQFTLMDAELFKKVVPYHCLGSIWSQRDKKGKEHLAPTIRATVAQFNCVTNCVIATCLSDRSLKPTQRAKLVERWIEVARECRILKNFSSLRAILSALQCNSVHRLKRTWDEVSRENFRIFHELSEIFSDENNHSLSRELLIKEGTSKFATLEINPKRAQKRHQQQRDLGVMQGTIPYLGTFLTDLVMMDTAMKDYMDGGLINFEKRRKEFEVIAQIKLLQLACNNYSFTRDNHFREWFSGVEKLTEAESYSQSCEIEPLSESASNTLKAKKNSGIIKRWSDRQPTSAEASCSSAGSSHSKSFDQLRYGPILGSSGGAGGDGGDSLSVTSAGSSSSDVEEVSISFISDSPDAHEKKFWESTSLSSLDTSGMGSGSGSSSASSSSVSSTPVTASRSHKRSVSGVSSYSSLSLPLYNQQVDDCCIIRVSLDVDNGNMYKSILVTSQDKTPAVIRKAMVKHNLDRERPEDYELLQKITEEKELKIPDNANVFYAMNSSANYDFVLKRRGFPKAGRTKHVASSTLPRMKQKGLKIAKGIF
- the LOC118776031 gene encoding ral guanine nucleotide dissociation stimulator-like isoform X4, which translates into the protein MEAKSVFSLQKALAQPVKMCMFDFPVSILDDLNSTQEIGEEVEDGAIYTITLRKVQVHQTASKGQRWLGVETDSALSLYETCKVRTIKAGTLEKLVEYMVSAFRGNDSTYVTIFLCTYRSFATTKQVLDLLLNRYAKLQQHSSAEGPRLTHEDRTELKNTISSILGAWLDQYSEDFWKPPEHSCLRRLITYLHLNFPGSDLERRACNLLTQFHRRQHRDPEQEVVDHGACTFSMLEENGYEDERPDFLSFDPAVVAEQFTLMDAELFKKVVPYHCLGSIWSQRDKKGKEHLAPTIRATVAQFNCVTNCVIATCLSDRSLKPTQRAKLVERWIEVARECRILKNFSSLRAILSALQCNSVHRLKRTWDEVSRENFRIFHELSEIFSDENNHSLSRELLIKEGTSKFATLEINPKRAQKRHQQQRDLGVMQGTIPYLGTFLTDLVMMDTAMKDYMDGGLINFEKRRKEFEVIAQIKLLQLACNNYSFTRDNHFREWFSGVEKLTEAESYSQSCEIEPLSESASNTLKAKKNSGIIKRWSDRQPTSAEASCSSAGSSHSKSFDQLRYGPILGSSGGAGGDGGDSLSVTSAGSSSSDVEEVSISFISDSPDAHEKKSSTPTVKHSNSTLGKGGLMPEPAPTFWESTSLSSLDTSGMGSGSGSSSASSSSVSSTPVTASRSHKRSVSGVSSYSSLSLPLYNQQVDDCCIIRVSLDVDNGNMYKSILVTSQDKTPAVIRKAMVKHNLDRERPEDYELLQKITEEKELKIPDNANVFYAMNSSANYDFVLKRRGFPKAGRTKHVASSTLPRMKQKGLKIAKGIF